Proteins co-encoded in one Amaranthus tricolor cultivar Red isolate AtriRed21 chromosome 7, ASM2621246v1, whole genome shotgun sequence genomic window:
- the LOC130817838 gene encoding uncharacterized protein LOC130817838, with product MGSEGPAPSPVTVYVTGFKKFHGVVENPTETIVRNLKEYMEKKGLPKGLVLGSCNVLETAGHGAVVPLYQTLQSAIAGNDSELPNSGKVIWLHLGVNSGATRFAIENQAVNEATFRCPDEMGWKPQKIHIIPTDGEISRTRKTTLPVEEITLTLAKKGYEVMTSDDAGRFVCNYVYYHSLWFAEQNGTKSLFVHVPLFSTINEETQMKFVASLLEVLASLP from the exons ATGGGTTCAGAAGGTCCAGCTCCATCACCAGTAACAGTTTACGTGACTGGTTTTAAGAAGTTCCATGGAGTTGTGGAAAATCCAACAGAAACGATTGTGCGTAATCTGAAAGAGTACATGGAGAAGAAAGGGTTACCAAAAGGGTTAGTTTTAGGGAGCTGCAATGTTCTTGAGACTGCAGGACACGGTGCGGTTGTTCCCCTTTATCAGACCCTGCAATCTGCCATCGCCGGGAATGATTCAGAATTGCCAAACTCTGGGAAAGTAATTTGG TTGCATTTAGGAGTAAATAGTGGTGCTACACGTTTTGCTATCGAGAATCAGGCAGTGAATGAAGCCACTTTTCGTTGTCCTGATGAGATGGGATGGAAACCTCAG AAAATTCATATTATTCCTACAGATGGAGAAATTTCGAGAACAAGAAAG ACTACTCTTCCCGTTGAGGAGATTACGTTGACTTTGGCAAAGAAAGGCTACGAGGTGATGACATCCGATGATGCCGGTCGCTTCGTGTGTAACTACGTTTACTACCACTCACTATGGTTCGCGGAGCAAAATGGAACAAAGTCCCTATTTGTACATGTGCCGCTTTTCTCAACTATAAACGAGGAAACACAGATGAAATTCGTAGCTTCCTTATTGGAGGTACTCGCGTCCTTGCCGTAG